One segment of Ricinus communis isolate WT05 ecotype wild-type chromosome 8, ASM1957865v1, whole genome shotgun sequence DNA contains the following:
- the LOC125370957 gene encoding putative disease resistance protein RGA3 has translation MTVGKAILESLSGDAERLGELQAVLTQIEAAIGGKRFLISALRLLQGTWAALKNNVLQLGKLPSEQCWSTFSRVTFFDRDNEERERLESIGRYIIEKCDSLPLSAKALGSLLRLKSSVQEWRNVLDSEL, from the exons ATGACAGTTGGCAAGGCAATCCTTGAATCTCTTTCGGGTGATGCCGAAAGACTTGGTGAACTGCAGGCTGTTCTGACCCAAATTGAGGCTGCTATTGGAGGAAAGAGATTTCTGATTTCTGCTT TGAGATTGTTGCAAGGAACATGGGCTGcactaaaaaataatgtacTTCAGTTAGGAAAGTTGCCATCGGAGCAATGTTGGTCAACATTTAGCCGGGTCACATTCTTTGATAGGGACAATGAAGAGCGTGAGCGATTAGAAAGTATTGGTAGGTACATTATCGAGAAGTGTGACAGTTTGCCTCTTTCTGCAAAGGCTCTAGGAAGCCTTTTGCGTTTGAAAAGTTCAGTGCAGGAATGGAGGAATGTGTTGGATAGTGAGCTATAA
- the LOC125370956 gene encoding FGGY carbohydrate kinase domain-containing protein-like, which produces MSTATVTAVPRRSIFLEVDVGTGSARSGLFDENGKLLGTSSSPIHIWKELAVDAYGVPISVSWSGDSRRNIIVWMDHRAIKQAEKINSSNSPILQYCGGALSPEMRPPKLLWVKENLQESWSMVFKWMYLNDWLSYRATGDDTRSLCTIVCKWTYLGHAHMQQMNEKDS; this is translated from the exons ATGTCCACTGCCACCGTCACAGCCGTTCCTCGTCGGTCCATTTTTCTCGAAGTCGATGTCGGTACAGGAAGCGCACGCTCTGGTTTATTCGATGAGAACGGGAAACTCTTAGGGACGTCTAGTAGTCCAATTCACATTTGGAAAGAAT tGGCTGTTGATGCTTATGGAGTACCTATATCAGTTTCATGGAGTGGGGATTCAAGAAGAAATATTATAGTTTGGATGGATCATAGAGCTATTAAACAAGCTGAAAAGATTAATTCTTCTAATTCACCGATATTACAGTACTGTGGTGGTGCCCTTTCTCCTGAAATGCGGCCTCCAAAG CTTCTATGGGTGAAAGAAAATTTGCAAGAGTCATGGTCCATGGTGTTTAAATGGATGTATTTGAATGATTGGTTGTCATACag AGCAACGGGAGATGATACTCGTAGTCTATGCACCATAGTATGCAAATGGACATATCTTGGGCATGCACATATGCAGCAAATGAATGAAAAAGATTCTTGA